The following are from one region of the Cytobacillus firmus genome:
- a CDS encoding YtrH family sporulation protein, producing MMKYQDNSGRTTPAARMDDMNTQPFFSTLIESYFIAFGVLIGGSIIGGMAAFLTGKPPLNQIFQISNMIRIWAIIAAIGGTFDTVYSFERGVMDGQTKDVFKQLMLILSALGGAQTGAMLINWLTQENISA from the coding sequence ATGATGAAGTATCAAGATAATTCTGGCAGGACCACTCCTGCAGCGAGGATGGATGATATGAATACCCAGCCCTTTTTCTCCACTTTAATTGAGAGCTATTTCATTGCGTTCGGTGTTTTAATTGGAGGTTCAATCATTGGCGGCATGGCTGCTTTTCTGACAGGCAAGCCTCCTTTAAATCAAATCTTCCAGATTTCCAATATGATTCGCATTTGGGCCATCATTGCAGCGATAGGGGGGACCTTTGATACAGTTTACAGCTTTGAAAGAGGCGTTATGGACGGCCAGACTAAGGATGTCTTCAAACAATTAATGCTGATTCTGTCTGCTCTCGGCGGGGCCCAGACCGGCGCCATGCTCATTAACTGGCTGACTCAGGAGAACATTTCGGCATGA
- a CDS encoding metal-dependent hydrolase, producing the protein MKVSFHGHSVVKIESQGKTILIDPFITGNSLTDLKAEDQKPDVIIVTHGHGDHLGDTIELAKRNDSLVIANFELATYLEWQGVRTHGMSIGGGYNFDFGRVKLTPAFHGTGLETENQEIIYLGMPAGVLITIEGKTIYHAGDTGLFSDMKLIGDRHPIDLAFLPIGDNFTMGPDDAAYAAELLGAKKVVPIHFNTFPPIRQDPHKFISMLEGGVGQVLEAGESIEL; encoded by the coding sequence TTGAAAGTATCATTTCATGGCCATTCAGTAGTAAAAATCGAATCACAGGGAAAAACCATTTTAATAGACCCCTTTATTACCGGAAATAGTTTGACAGACTTAAAAGCTGAGGATCAGAAGCCGGACGTCATCATTGTCACCCATGGACATGGTGACCATCTCGGGGACACGATTGAGCTGGCAAAGCGCAATGATTCTCTTGTCATTGCCAACTTTGAGCTTGCCACCTATCTTGAGTGGCAGGGAGTAAGAACGCATGGAATGTCGATCGGCGGCGGATATAATTTTGACTTTGGAAGAGTGAAGCTGACACCTGCATTTCATGGAACAGGCCTCGAGACGGAAAACCAGGAAATCATCTACCTGGGAATGCCTGCAGGTGTGCTCATCACAATAGAAGGAAAAACCATTTATCATGCAGGAGATACTGGACTTTTCTCTGATATGAAGCTAATTGGCGACCGCCATCCGATCGATTTGGCATTTCTGCCGATTGGAGACAATTTTACAATGGGGCCGGATGATGCAGCATACGCAGCAGAACTTTTAGGTGCCAAAAAGGTTGTTCCCATTCACTTCAACACATTTCCGCCAATCAGGCAGGATCCACATAAATTCATCAGCATGCTCGAAGGTGGAGTCGGGCAGGTTCTCGAAGCAGGGGAATCAATCGAATTGTAA
- a CDS encoding YtpI family protein, which translates to MPIFVILIILSFSFYIFYKVKFFRSRQPAERQWISAKSRIALGSFVAIFGLNQLFLYDTTTALIVAIVFILIGGLSIWGGIKAYKFYTPHAVKEAEAARKN; encoded by the coding sequence ATGCCTATTTTTGTTATCCTGATTATACTCTCTTTTTCTTTCTATATTTTCTACAAAGTAAAGTTCTTCAGAAGCAGACAGCCGGCTGAAAGACAATGGATATCAGCCAAGTCCAGAATTGCCCTCGGGTCATTTGTTGCCATATTTGGCCTTAACCAGCTGTTTTTATACGACACAACAACTGCTCTCATTGTGGCAATTGTGTTTATACTAATTGGCGGATTAAGCATTTGGGGCGGCATAAAAGCATACAAATTTTATACGCCCCATGCTGTGAAAGAAGCTGAAGCAGCAAGGAAGAATTAA
- the ytrI gene encoding sporulation membrane protein YtrI, with translation MRIPPYYRLPSWQRFFAGMALGGIISWFIFLFIFGQWQERYSKEIKLQQDAIYELEKDKEIWQEEFKKLNKENQKKLTVQDISIKIVNGEKYKLDSFSVFQLEDKIKEDISMMIAKDMDTVYKSSELIKKIIENKSHRVNEKRYRVEVKELVIYTTISIELNIMLD, from the coding sequence ATGAGGATACCGCCTTACTACCGATTGCCATCCTGGCAGCGTTTTTTTGCAGGAATGGCCCTGGGAGGCATCATCAGCTGGTTTATTTTTTTATTTATCTTTGGGCAATGGCAGGAGAGATACAGCAAAGAAATCAAGCTTCAGCAGGATGCTATTTATGAATTGGAAAAAGATAAAGAAATCTGGCAAGAGGAATTCAAAAAATTAAATAAAGAAAACCAGAAAAAACTGACTGTCCAGGATATTTCCATTAAAATTGTCAACGGCGAAAAATATAAACTGGATTCCTTCAGTGTTTTCCAGCTGGAAGATAAAATAAAAGAGGATATCAGCATGATGATTGCCAAAGACATGGATACTGTATATAAAAGCAGTGAACTGATCAAGAAAATCATAGAGAATAAGTCACACCGCGTAAACGAAAAAAGATACCGGGTGGAAGTTAAAGAATTGGTGATTTATACCACTATCTCAATTGAATTGAATATAATGCTGGATTAA
- a CDS encoding CBS domain-containing protein, producing MATKHEQILQYIDELPIGEKISVRQIAKALAVSEGTAYRAIKDAENKGYVSTIERVGTIRIERKKKENIEKLTFAEVVNIVDGQVLGGRAGLHKTLNKFVIGAMKLEAMMRYTDAGNLLIVGNRTQAHELALKAGAAVLITGGFDTEDHVKKLADDLQMPVISSSYDTFTVATMINRAIYDQLIKKEIVLVEDILTPLQEAIFLKTTDTIADWMTYNRETGHSRFPVVDNNLKVQGVVTSKDIMGHDKETLIEKIMTKNPMTVGGKTSVASSSHMMVWEGIELLPVVDEGNKLEGIVSRQDVLKALQMIQRQPQVGETIDDIVTSQLVMTRGKTKGDDVYRCEVTPQMTNHLGTISYGVFTTIVSEAANRVLRSYKKGDLVVENMTVYFIKPVQIESMLEINPKVLEVGRKFGKVDVEVFNEGVLVGKAMMMCQLIDRH from the coding sequence TTGGCTACTAAGCATGAGCAAATATTACAATATATTGATGAACTGCCAATTGGAGAAAAGATATCGGTCAGACAGATCGCCAAGGCGCTCGCTGTGAGTGAAGGTACGGCATACAGAGCGATTAAGGATGCTGAAAATAAGGGATATGTCAGTACAATAGAACGTGTTGGGACCATAAGAATCGAGCGGAAAAAGAAAGAGAATATTGAGAAGCTTACTTTTGCAGAAGTTGTTAATATCGTTGACGGCCAGGTGCTCGGTGGAAGAGCAGGCCTTCATAAAACTTTGAATAAATTTGTTATTGGCGCGATGAAGCTTGAAGCGATGATGAGATACACAGATGCCGGAAATCTGCTGATCGTCGGAAACCGGACACAGGCACACGAATTAGCTTTGAAGGCTGGCGCTGCGGTATTAATTACCGGGGGATTTGATACAGAAGACCATGTCAAAAAACTGGCTGACGATTTGCAGATGCCTGTGATCTCAAGCAGTTATGATACCTTCACAGTGGCGACTATGATCAATCGAGCTATTTATGACCAGCTGATTAAAAAAGAGATTGTACTTGTTGAAGATATCCTCACTCCTCTGCAAGAGGCGATCTTCCTGAAAACAACCGATACAATTGCAGATTGGATGACATATAATCGCGAAACCGGCCACAGCCGATTCCCGGTTGTCGACAATAACCTCAAGGTGCAGGGAGTAGTTACTTCCAAGGATATCATGGGACATGACAAGGAAACGCTAATCGAAAAAATCATGACTAAAAACCCAATGACAGTTGGAGGAAAGACGAGTGTTGCTTCTTCCTCGCATATGATGGTGTGGGAAGGAATTGAATTGCTTCCAGTGGTGGATGAAGGGAATAAACTCGAAGGCATTGTAAGCCGCCAGGATGTTCTGAAGGCTTTACAGATGATACAAAGGCAGCCGCAGGTGGGGGAAACAATTGACGATATTGTCACCAGCCAGCTGGTTATGACAAGGGGGAAAACAAAAGGGGATGACGTCTACCGCTGCGAGGTTACTCCGCAGATGACCAACCACCTTGGAACGATTTCCTATGGAGTCTTTACAACCATTGTATCGGAAGCGGCGAACAGAGTGTTAAGAAGCTATAAAAAGGGAGATCTCGTAGTTGAAAATATGACTGTCTACTTTATAAAACCTGTGCAGATTGAAAGCATGCTTGAAATCAATCCTAAAGTCCTGGAAGTAGGGCGGAAGTTCGGTAAAGTGGATGTTGAAGTTTTTAACGAAGGTGTCCTTGTTGGCAAGGCGATGATGATGTGCCAGCTGATTGATAGGCATTAA
- a CDS encoding DHH family phosphoesterase, with product MKQKILDEIIKYETIIIHRHVRPDPDAYGSQGGLAEILKASFPEKAIFTVGQEEETLHYMRRLDEISDDTYKGALVIVCDTANAERICDDRYGTGSKLIKIDHHPNMDPYGDLMWVDTDASSTSEMIYEFYLFGKEQGLKMSDEAARLLFAGIVGDTGRFLYPSTTEKTFAFAGELIRYNFSRPELFDKMYELDANIVKLKGYVLQNFEMKSSGAAVMVLKKELLEEFKAVPSKASLLVSTLGDVKGIKAWVFFIEESDQIRVRFRSKGPIINEIARKYKGGGHPLAAGASIYSWDEMESVVRDLEAVCIDS from the coding sequence ATGAAACAGAAGATATTAGATGAAATAATAAAATATGAAACAATCATTATTCATAGGCATGTCCGTCCGGACCCGGATGCGTATGGTTCACAGGGGGGCCTTGCTGAAATCCTTAAGGCTTCATTTCCGGAAAAAGCGATCTTTACTGTCGGGCAGGAAGAAGAAACACTTCATTATATGAGAAGGCTTGATGAAATATCTGATGATACATATAAAGGTGCGCTGGTCATTGTCTGTGATACAGCAAATGCAGAGCGGATATGTGATGATAGATATGGAACGGGCAGCAAGCTGATTAAAATTGATCATCATCCTAATATGGATCCGTATGGGGATTTAATGTGGGTGGATACAGATGCAAGCTCTACAAGTGAAATGATTTATGAGTTTTATCTTTTCGGCAAAGAACAGGGACTGAAAATGTCTGATGAGGCGGCCAGGCTCTTATTTGCTGGAATAGTCGGCGACACCGGCCGTTTCCTTTATCCCAGCACAACAGAAAAGACTTTTGCCTTTGCAGGTGAACTGATCCGTTATAATTTTTCACGTCCGGAACTGTTTGATAAGATGTACGAGCTGGATGCGAATATTGTTAAACTGAAGGGATATGTACTGCAGAATTTTGAGATGAAATCCAGTGGAGCTGCTGTAATGGTCCTGAAAAAGGAATTGCTCGAAGAATTTAAGGCGGTACCTTCCAAAGCATCCCTGCTCGTAAGCACTCTTGGCGATGTGAAGGGGATAAAAGCATGGGTTTTCTTTATCGAGGAAAGCGATCAAATCCGTGTACGGTTCCGTTCTAAGGGTCCAATCATTAATGAAATTGCAAGGAAGTATAAAGGCGGAGGTCATCCTCTTGCTGCCGGTGCTTCCATATATTCATGGGATGAGATGGAATCCGTTGTAAGAGACCTTGAGGCTGTCTGCATAGACAGCTGA